agacttgtacattttgatactgtttaaatggtcaaaaattaaaaagatactgttcaaatggacaaaaatataaaaataaccaggatgtaaccagtttcatcctacccattttcaaatattttttcttatttttaatttatatgaggatgcatccagtttcatccttgctatttttcaagtttaagccgcgatgaatccagCTTCATCCCTGCTATTTttcttttgtccatttcacccatactaatttttacttgtccatttgaaccatgttttaaatttttttggacaaatgacccattttccgtttttaaTTGGCcagtttttataaaaaaaagtttcaaaaaagaggccaatttcctaattgggaaagtcaaatgttaatttaattttttgggaccacttttttcTTAACTTAGATgataagtgtcatgtggaccacttcattTTACTTTTTTACTAACAAGTGTCAAGAAattcactttcaatgattagttctcttaattttcttatatttcgctaaaaacaaaaccggcctattaaaaaataacaaaaacaataatatATAAGTGTACAGTGGTTATTAGTGGATACCAAAGTCGGGTTCTGGACAAAACCTGGGTACAAAAATAGCGGCTGTATAACTTGCTAACAATTACTGTTTCTGTATTTCTTTTTTCTCTTGAAGGTTAATGAAGTGAGAGTAATGGTTAACGAATGGGTCGAGACGAACACCAATGGATTGATCAAAAATCTAGTTCAGGAAGGATCATTCGGCAGCACCACAAGGGTTGTGTTGGTGAATGCACTCTATTTCAAAGGAGTATGGCACAAAGGTCAGTTTGATAAGTCCCATTTATGACTAGTACAGAGGAATACCAATACATATCGAGTCAAAACGGCTTCAAAGTACTTAAACTCCCATACAAATTACAAACACAAACAACGGACAGAAGTGATTATGATGATCTActctatgatgatgatgatagagCTCGACGTTTTTCTATGTACATAATATTACCTGATAGGCGAGATGGACTTGCAGAGTTGATAGACTTGGCAAGTACTGATTCAGCCAGCTTTTTTGATCCATATATTCCAAAATACATGCCATTGAAACGAACAGGAGAGTTCAAGGTCCCAAAGTTCAAGATAACATTTGAATTTGACGCGAAAAGTGTTCTTGAAGATATGGGATTAGTATTGCCTTTTAGATCCGGAGCAGAATTGACTGAGATGGTGGGTGCTGTTGGTTCCAATAGTAAAGTTATTCATAAGTGTTTTGTTGAAGTTGACGAGCAAGGAATTGAAGGTGCTGCTGCTACACTGATAGAGTTTGAGGAAGAATCTCTGGGTGATTCTTCTCCTCCGCAACCACCAGTTGAGGATTTTGTTGCAGATCATCCTTTCATGTTTATCATCAAAGCCGAATTTACTGGGGTTTTATTATTTACCGGATACGTTCTTAATCCCTTGCTATAACTTTTTGCTCAATAACTCGAGTTATTTTATCGTTCACCGGATATACTCTATACTTCCAGTACTACAGTTTAAATTTCTCGTTTTCGTTTAAGCAAACAGTACTAAGATATGTTTTTTCAGCTAGACCGAGTTTTTATTGTTTTGGATATCCTTTGTCGTAGGAGTTTTACATttatgaagagttgaagaacaaTGTTTTGAATTTTATGATTTTCTTTCAAGTTTATAATTTCACCTAGCTAGCTTTTCTTAGCTAATTCAGTTAGTTTATCATCTCTCCGAAGCTGAAATGCACAGCCTAAATTGCAATTGCAGACTGGGAGAGATTATGAGTTCGACTCCCACTCATAGAAGGGACTTACGACCCAGTCGTAGTGTACGTCTCATATGCAGCAAAACAACTGTATCAAAATGTTTCACCACTTATGGTTGAGTATGAAAGTTCATACAGTTCATAAACTCAAAACACAGTCCAACTTCCATATCCCAGACCAATTACTCTGAGAAAAAACAATGCATCATGTGTGTACAGTACGAGTTAGGGGAAATTTGGACCCTGCAGTTCGGTATTGTTATTATGCCTTTAATGTGATTCATTTCGCGAATGGAGTAGATGAAGTTTTGTTTTTAACTTTTTGAACTTGTAAAATCATGTGTCAAACTCCGCTGACCCATGGCTTAAAAATCTTGTTTGCAAAGATGATGCAAAAAcccaatcaattttttttttttcatgcatTCATTTAAGTCTGCAAAGATAGTTTTCCAAAACCATGAAACCCCATTATTAGAAATTAAGATATGGAATGGACTTATATCAAGTGACACCAAGAACCATATGTATAATGAAGCTATTAATCTTTTCCAAACACTTGCAGCTTAACTTGGCGCATTCATTTTTGATAATTAAAGGCACTTTTAACCCTCATCTCAAACCTGTAATTATACCCATTTAGTGGATTACTTGATGTAAATCAAGGAAAGAATATTGATACCAATTTTATCAAATATGGTTTtggatttgatgttgttgttgctaaTGCACGTGTTGCCACGGTTTGTTACACTGGCAATCCTGTAGATTGATGCTCCCAGGAACAGTGGCACCTGCAATTGACAAAATATCTTCTGTGTCATAACTTATTTTTGGTAAGTGCAAGTAATTAAGCAGTTGCCACGGTTCCTGCTAGACTTCAACTCCAAGGTTGTATTTGCTACTGGAAGTCTAGAACGATCGAAACCAGTTATAAGGTTGTTCAGATTCACTACCCAGAAAAGATGTGCAATTTCCCTACTTGGTTAGCAGACAGCAAAACATTGAATATTGTAAGCCCAATACGAAAATATGGGCCCTGACCATGGATTTAGCCTCATATAAAGAACTGtgattttaggcataccaaaaactttcaaggcatacaaaatagttttcccatcttagatgaccttataaggggtgtctattgggtagttcaattacctatatacccttaaacctaaaatcaaaaaataaaccatcctaaacatctcttcttcttcctccatccaaaccaccttccttttctctcaaaatatttttttcatcactgtaattaattatcgattccttttctcttccaatccatgaattaaagaagaagaaccaattgaagatgaaggtgtaaaaactataattgaaccagaaattgaatagtaaattcaaccatttgaagctccaactactgaaatgaggataagaatgTATTCCCTATAAActcaatcttttatttgttgtttttcatgggttgaatgggttaaattactaaaaacttagggtttttgacaGTTATAGTAGctggttcggctgataattgagttgagttttgagccgaactgttcttgaaatttcaccctgaaagtgtctataaacagttcggctaaaccgtaaatgtcaatttttagccgaaccccaaaatgtgtattgaagaatgaccctcctcatccattgaatcaagaagaaaaattttctcactttctccttctcaataaaaactttgatttttttttccccaaatttttcatctaaacaaacctttataattctgaaaattatcttaatcactaaacaaaaggtttaatcactaatccagattactaacactaatacgtaaagggtagatttgccattaaaaaaattggttaaggagatttctgattttgttatttcacatccgtttttgtctttattcaatatgcctaataagatttcagtatgcccaaaatcatagttcCATATAAATTTTCACACTTCAGGAAATACTATCTAAAAATAAAATTCTgaaacctatataaaccccaGAAGGGAGGGAAGTTCAATCTCATACAACCCTTTGCTCAGTTAACtaagaagaaagtgaagaaaaaaatcatGAAGAATTATACTTTAAtaaacctggcgtttttaggggccaccccaaaggatttaggggccatcaatttatacccagccaaagactctagttaaggggtaccctatatgatattgaagttacataaatgcccttctggtaaaactgtataaaaaccaaatcaaaaacaattctactcatttcaactcttcttcttccagtttcatattatcttccgattgtggaagaaaaaaaaaatttcctcgttcaaccgaagcATCGCcgtgaatcgtaaaatcaaaacatcgtcgattcgtttataaaacaatggataatagaaatgaaacccacagacctagaaccaaaaatgttgctcggggtatcgatccaaacattggaattttagcaagaaataaagaaattgttgctgcaaatgaagaagaacgcgaagaagaagtacccggcaatgtagtcggtggtggcgattccgatagtcaaacacttcgtcaacttcaaatgaccccaattaggtaagaatctatcatttttggggtttatttcgctttaattcgtcgaatcgagaaaaaaaatttctagcgtTTTCgattatttatccagattcggacgatattcatgctcatttacttctgaatgtagtcgtgttcttcatttctcaagaacatcgacagtattcgggagacagatttgatgattatatgccgaatattggtggccatatcttcttggatacaaactgctaataatcggtagtttaatgaattttttggctaccgaatatatttaagtagacacacagtattcggaagaacactcactaccgaatgtatatattgaaaaaaatctcaaaatttctgatataggaaaaatcccattttggggccagtatttattcggaagacaatataatgttttatacctccgattgtgtaggataaaattttagagtttctgaactccagttgatgaatattcggttgtaaacatgtttagttatattccgattgttttttatTCGGAAACatttgtgtcttcttacttccgaatttgtacattcgggttatggttgtgcactttgtcttccgattgtgtaggatgaaaaatttacaggttctgaactccaattgatgtatattcggttgcaaatatgtttagttagcttccgattgttttgtattcaggaacaatatgtgtctttttacgtccgaatgtgtttattcgggttatatttccatactttgtcttccgattgtatagtttgtaaatattgttcctttctttgttgtttagacaaagtcgagaagggaggaagaaagtgacagctagtgctaggagggaaaggagtgccaaagataattcaagtgctcaacaaagcgaacaagaacaaatcagtcaacaaggagtgcaaccaagtgttgaacaacaaggcagtgaacaaggggtgcgaccaagtgttgaacaagccgctcaacaaagtgcaggaccaagtgttgaaccagttgatccagtgccaagagtagaagaaggacaaccaagtggtacccaaaaagccaaaaaaggaaaagatgttttaaggaagtatattgctaagaaagcatcacatcttgtccctcagcacttgaagaagaagggtattccagcaggcacaatccttggactaccagcggatggaggaaaattgctatttggatacaaagactcatgggccagagaaatatacgaaaccgaggtaataaaattactattttttattaatgtattgtctatgtgttatatcgtaatatttgtattaaggatttctttatgtactttaataggatcatcaagatgcggtccgtctactcaaacctaccgccgcaccaacaaaaatgcttgcgtggcctttatccggtgaatgtgaaaggttcaagacaattgttgccaactcggggttagctaatgccgccgagaattcatttttggaacatgatcgtgtggccatatcggcgttcgtggagagaatgtatcctgagaccgatactttccatatgccgtttggggagatgacgattaccccggatgatgttgtgcagattcttaaccttcccgaccaaggcacagctgtgaagtttaactacacaaagcagttaagttgggcacaactttattctctaactaacaagtgcttaggttgggatgaagagacaacaacagcagagtttaggaggcatgcaagttatagaacaagacagatcaacattacagctttgatgaatatgttccgaggcaccttggagaaggaaaagaatgaacgttaactgatgagcaagtgaaccacgctgccactgcatatctcctctgtgtattgggatgtgtcatattccccaatacttctggcaaccggatcgacgccaaccttatacaacttttggatcctctccatgaagtcggtgactattcttggggcacggcatgcctagcattcttgatggaagagttgagaaaggcgtcgaggctaggaacctgccaagttgccgggaacgtggctctattgcaggttttttctttaactctataactcactctatagttattcggtagacaatacatatgatgcatattcataactccaaaggacgcatattcggtaggaattgatccatcttattttccgaatgttgttattcggtggctaggtacttagttttatttccgattatatataatcggaaatatttttgatattaccgaatatacaggccagaaaaactagaggttactgaactccaaatgacgcatattcggtaggaatgatCCATctattttccgaatgtttgttattcggtggctaggtacttagttttatttccgattatatataatcggaaatattttgatattactaccgaatatacaggccagaaaaactataggttactgaactccaaatgacgcatattcggtaggaaatgatccatatatatttccgaatgttggtattcggtggatagctactcagttttattccgattatatataatcggaaattatgttggaaattactaccgaatatacacaatctatttactaaacttggtttcttatgtatataggcatggatctatgaccacttccctatcctgaagttggccggagagaacccggggtggtgcaaaggtactcctagaggaacaaagcatatatttgaagacaaccgttctaggacaaaggagcagcagttgattctcatgagggagattttggaccaattgaaggcctcggacgtatgctttgatccatacaaggaagatcgagtcagtgggcatataaatgttcggtcggacttgtccctttattttggaccattgtggcaccccacatgatatgtgatgtataacccctctagggtgatgcgacaacacgggtatatacaacatcaacctctggagaaaatgggggattactacaaattggagttggagctgtgttcttctagtggtgacaatctcacgattgttcacacaggcccacctactgttcttgataactgggataagaggaatgactttattatcgacactggtagacgaaccacccaaggtgatgaaaattctccagactatatgagttggtataacaaggtatcacatcctttggttatccgtgaaatcaaatccaacactactgcggcgggttcaagttataattgtatcatcaaagacaaaccagctggttatgatagactggtgcgtgttcttatatttttgttcattttatattattcctataaatcttaggtaattaccgtttgatgttatgtcattacgtataaaaaacaggtgaataggttcaagcgtgtttccaaaatgttaactgcatgcttgaagagcg
This genomic stretch from Papaver somniferum cultivar HN1 chromosome 5, ASM357369v1, whole genome shotgun sequence harbors:
- the LOC113280777 gene encoding serpin-ZX-like — its product is MTSTEEYQYISSQNGFKVLKLPYKLQTQTTDRSDYDDLLYDDDDRARRFSMYIILPDRRDGLAELIDLASTDSASFFDPYIPKYMPLKRTGEFKVPKFKITFEFDAKSVLEDMGLVLPFRSGAELTEMVGAVGSNSKVIHKCFVEVDEQGIEGAAATLIEFEEESLGDSSPPQPPVEDFVADHPFMFIIKAEFTGVLLFTGYVLNPLL